One window from the genome of Entelurus aequoreus isolate RoL-2023_Sb linkage group LG04, RoL_Eaeq_v1.1, whole genome shotgun sequence encodes:
- the hmgn3 gene encoding high mobility group nucleosome-binding domain-containing protein 3 isoform X3, whose protein sequence is MPKRKSSEGPEGKEASKVTKQEPTRKSERLSAKPAPPKPEAKPKKIIFKKVVDEKGAKAKKSTTKGKKEDGPAQNGDAKDNEASDAAEEATEEKE, encoded by the exons TCTTCTGAGGGTCCTGAGGGCAAAGAGGCCTCCAAAGTCACAAAACAAGAG CCCACCAGAAAGTCAGAGAGATTGTCAGCG AAGCCTGCGCCTCCAAAGCCCGAGGCCAAGCCCAAGAAGATCATTTTCaag AAGGTGGTGGATGAAAAGGGGGCAAAGGCGAAGAAAAGCACCACCAAGGGGAAGAAGGAAGATGGCCCAGCCCAGAATGGAGATGCCAAAGATAATGAG GCAAGTGATGCAGCTGAGGAGGCAACTGAGGAGAAGGAGTGA
- the hmgn3 gene encoding high mobility group nucleosome-binding domain-containing protein 3 isoform X2 — protein sequence MPKRKSSEGPEGKEASKVTKQEKPAPPKPEAKPKKIIFKKVVDEKGAKAKKSTTKGKKEDGPAQNGDAKDNEIFVCRPSVSVSSIRSTAPSLTSVRGQSETVSVKGK from the exons TCTTCTGAGGGTCCTGAGGGCAAAGAGGCCTCCAAAGTCACAAAACAAGAG AAGCCTGCGCCTCCAAAGCCCGAGGCCAAGCCCAAGAAGATCATTTTCaag AAGGTGGTGGATGAAAAGGGGGCAAAGGCGAAGAAAAGCACCACCAAGGGGAAGAAGGAAGATGGCCCAGCCCAGAATGGAGATGCCAAAGATAATGAG ATCTTTGTGTGTCGTCCGTCTGTCAGTGTGTCATCCATCAGAAGCACAGCTCCCTCCTTGACATCAGTGCGAGGGCAGAGTGAAACAGTCAGCGTTAAGG GCAAGTGA
- the hmgn3 gene encoding high mobility group nucleosome-binding domain-containing protein 3 isoform X1, whose amino-acid sequence MPKRKSSEGPEGKEASKVTKQEPTRKSERLSAKPAPPKPEAKPKKIIFKKVVDEKGAKAKKSTTKGKKEDGPAQNGDAKDNEIFVCRPSVSVSSIRSTAPSLTSVRGQSETVSVKGK is encoded by the exons TCTTCTGAGGGTCCTGAGGGCAAAGAGGCCTCCAAAGTCACAAAACAAGAG CCCACCAGAAAGTCAGAGAGATTGTCAGCG AAGCCTGCGCCTCCAAAGCCCGAGGCCAAGCCCAAGAAGATCATTTTCaag AAGGTGGTGGATGAAAAGGGGGCAAAGGCGAAGAAAAGCACCACCAAGGGGAAGAAGGAAGATGGCCCAGCCCAGAATGGAGATGCCAAAGATAATGAG ATCTTTGTGTGTCGTCCGTCTGTCAGTGTGTCATCCATCAGAAGCACAGCTCCCTCCTTGACATCAGTGCGAGGGCAGAGTGAAACAGTCAGCGTTAAGG GCAAGTGA